In Prevotella sp. HUN102, the genomic window TTGCCAATAAGGGTAAATAGAAATTTTTCTGGATCTCTTATTTTGAATCCATACTGTCCATGGGCACGAACAGGAACTATAATATCATATTTAGGATCTTCAAGTTGTATTGGCGTTTCTGTACCCCATTTAAGGCTCAAATGCTGAAGCAGGTTAACAAACCAAACGTCAGCCTGAAATGGGGAATCACTACCAAATGGTAAGTTGACAATCTTGTTCAGTAGTGGAATATTGTTGGTTTTCAGCGTATAAGTACCATCTGTGAACTTATCACATACAGAACCACCTTTAACAAAGAATGCTACTTGCCCGGGATAAACAACGAGTTGTGATCCCCACCGTAAATCACACGAAGGGAACTTGTGGACTATGACACCTTCCTGTTGTTCATATTTTACAATGTCAATTATAGCCATATTATACTTTATTTCAATAGTTACCTAATATCTTTCAAATAAGAATTTATCCTAAAAATAAGAGTGTTACCTATATTCTTCTCAAAATTGTCTTATAAGACTTTTCAAATTCTCTTATAGGACAATTTTAATTCTCTTATAAGACAATTTCCTTACTTTTATAACACCTGATTATCAACGAGTTATGGAAGTACATTTTTGCCCAGTAAAAACAACGGAAACGGTGCGTGAAACAATAGTGCTCCACGCACCGAAACAATGTCTGTCCTATGGAAGATTCTCTTCTCCGCCACTCGTTCCGGAAGAATCGTCGGAAGCATTGACGATGTCTTCCTGAGGAGCAAAGTCGAGAAGGCGGACATCGAGCGTGTCGCGCATCGTCGTACTCTTGGTGAACTGCACATTCACCTGCTTGATGAGCTGTGCGCCCTTCTTCTTGGCTTCGGCTGCCGTCTCCACGCCCTGCGATTTCAGCGTCAGGCGGAACGAGCCCAAGTCGCCGAGCCGCACGGTGTTGCCTGCCTCCAAAGCCTCTATGACCTCGTATTGCAGCGCATCCAAGACGGCTTTCACGTCGGCACTCGAAACCGTGGAACGCTTCTCCACACGCTTTACTATCTGCGCAAGTGTCATCGGTGTGGTCGGTGCCATCTGCGGATAATACTTCACTTCGTTCTTTTTAAGCGGATTCTTCTTCGCTTGGATTACATACTTAATCATAAGCCATTACTTTAAGGGGTTGATGAATTATCGCAAAGATAGTGATTTTATTTCATAAATGCAATAAAAGGCGAGAACTTTCTGCTAAGAGAGTTTATTTTTCATATACGGAACAACCATAATATAGGGAATAAGGCAAAGCGTTTAGCCGTTCGCATCGTTCAAGGCTTTGGTTACTACTGTGGCGGACTTTTCCTTTGTCCTCTGCTTTTTCATTATTGAAACTGAAGGTCAGCTGCTGCATCTTACCGAAACTGTCCTCCACGTACACGTCAATCGTCTGGCGGTCGGTGGAGAGCGAGGTGTAATACAGGCGGAACACATCCTTGGTGAGCGGATAGCGGTCGTTGGGCTTGAATACCGTGCCGTTGTCCATCTTCAATGTTCCCTTGCCGTCGGGCTGGAAGTAGCGGATAGTGTAGTGTGTGTCGGCAAATTCGCCCCCTCGTTTGAGGGTGCAGCGTATCTCTGCCGTCTGTCCCTTGATGATGTCTTTCTGAACGGGCATCGTCTCGATGGTGAACGGATAAGACTGCTCCACATCTAGCTCCCTATCACAAGCAGATAGACAAAACACGGAAAGGGCAAGCACGCCCATTACCCATATCGAACTTAAAATCTTCTTTTTCATTTTTCTTCTTGCTTAAAAATTAAACCTAAGCCCTGCCGAGAGTGCAGGACGGAAATGATGTATGTCCGTTCCAAAGAGGAAACGCCCTTGTGCCTTGACGAGAAACAGAAGTCTGTCCGTGAGGAACACCTCCACCGAGCCATGCACGGCACCACCATAGACAAAGCGTGAGCGGT contains:
- a CDS encoding HU family DNA-binding protein codes for the protein MIKYVIQAKKNPLKKNEVKYYPQMAPTTPMTLAQIVKRVEKRSTVSSADVKAVLDALQYEVIEALEAGNTVRLGDLGSFRLTLKSQGVETAAEAKKKGAQLIKQVNVQFTKSTTMRDTLDVRLLDFAPQEDIVNASDDSSGTSGGEENLP